One region of Podospora bellae-mahoneyi strain CBS 112042 chromosome 1 map unlocalized CBS112042p_1.2, whole genome shotgun sequence genomic DNA includes:
- a CDS encoding uncharacterized protein (EggNog:ENOG503NZSY; COG:S), which translates to MTATTRPSNRAEARQLVESIAESHGRIRPETWDRVTGILPEAVLQELQRALDTRDRLIGSSVMTLARNLYTSTARFIFELLQNAEDNDYSEALAHGEVPKVSFSVYPNHVVLECNEDGFTKANLRAICDIGKSSKTAVQGYIGEKGIGFKSVFMAADRVHVQSGHLCFQFTHRKGDPGMGMITPIWEEAGPSVGDQCTRITLDLQHAETPEDRERRNQVIHQQLNEIHDTILLFMKKIREIEIVFYDQEKGEAHDPYKVITHSIERTGTRAVCTKHTLLLGQEGQTEVRHYHVTDHVATGLARSQGRTYSESEESSGAYSQGEVVLAFPMTAISVPVVDNQWLFAFLPVRQMGFKFLIHADFDTQANREDIVITSTRNQRLATGIADAFIKAVLQLCDHPTLRFQWMQYLPQQDAYPWDDFWKDVITKIKDRIMSTPVVVPAKPGPLRLIGDCLHHSSISLDRHGEPLLRDISPERYLSSQYQTSDLGRLEDYGLRYIGMDGIVKRARADLASVTSRIKTQVDEDWQTRVAKILHLPFSTGCHTRISEVKALQLLPLRTGQWTSTIPGPVYYAKVKGTELVIPSGLPFKVTDPAAAANSARKQLFDAVGVKNAFVADVQSAVISKCQNGPLTLAESVEYLRFLFLTQRSAQTEYGRLRIFNHRGVLQNGWDVDIYTESDDPYGAKQLFRPTAPGSDYGCGAPGLEVSFIHEAYFEDPPSLPNPTEDGLVWWEEWLAMACNLSESVPIFDFERGELTSAGNYVAKNRPEKFVGLLRESWARVLESQARPDSQIIDAIGQIPVLCQGPETTLRPLKSTYLPYGEPLELCRRFMTDSEFFPWLKLEAPLSGPAPLLEWSGLISAFGLAHDGQLLDFALVVLKHIDQDRYAEPLERPDRMHQLYAYLQSKVGESNNPEGCREKIRTAFTAGQCYVYLPDEWVTPEDCLWSAPVDLMHTAVLKSLYSGAFSLSQDQILLLEMFFVHTLNIPAEADWYHIVEEIRWQKSYKEMTLPEATELYTCLSKMCLTEDQARDLKQAFLDEALIFSLDDNGKASWHKVSDCLWSSATTIGGKLVLDGVYGGLKGFFVNTLGVDKMTAKMVYDKLKAQQDESFSVREARETLLVFSSFLEAGSEDFDPAPILENRVFPVRFPDGEIRLCRGDDAFSLLDRKPLGEAFAHVAKFLDFNLQELHTLQPFIRWAGLGDRYLSASVKEITSADRESTRPMSFSHREIRAKAHALLRIAVHFSSPRTRLNPNAFYAYLRSSRTLETDGITAELLLSQGNQVHRVKREFVLLHIREDNDELSVYVPRNERGQEVCFNSKLPLRLCEWLIRDPTTQISEPVASEAIAAVQSVLNAKAFALEDILAEQGISGVDIPNIDGEEAGEHNVLVHIRTASPAISDPTEETVVPGPETSSSPSPRALPHQGMEKAESSDDEGSDIATPQSSVTSPAPLNPSYVAAQSRYVSSRPSLRPMEAYAVEGDTYLRLLRNVVRSARSATFPSTGAFDMSNIRAALPGGANQGESEGETYQIRSASQMERDKQIGAAGELFVFELLSRLQPALPGFSRANWQSTIRHYVSVHPEYSDIRAWVGNETSDIVYDDNDGEFTSLLIDKGYLNANSWTTARPRYFIEIKASTSGCGTRFFMSKAQYRRMQENTNGNGNRRTVYVIFRVFNLAAGNVGLKVLIDPENMRTRDELSFTAESWSVVTSD; encoded by the exons ATGACGGCAACAACCCGCCCGTCCAATCGGGCAGAGGCCCGACAGCTCGTGGAGAGCATCGCTGAGAGCCACGGCCGCATCCGACCAGAGACTTGGGACCGCGTGACGGGAATTCTGCCCGAGGCCGTCCTCCAGGAGCTTCAGCGTGCTCTTGACACGAGAGATCGACTTATCGGCTCATCTGTGATGAC ACTCGCTCGGAACCTATACACAAGTACCGCTCGCTTTATCTTCGAGCTGCTCCAAAACGCCGAGGATAACGACTATAGCGAAGCTCTAGCACATGGCGAAGTCCCGAAAGTATCGTTTAGCGTTTATCCGAACCACGTGGTCCTGGAGTGCAACGAAGACGGCTTTACCAAAGCGAACCTGAGAGCCATATGCGACATCGGCAAGAGCTCCAAGACGGCTGTCCAGGGCTATATCGGTGAGAAGGGCATTGGGTTTAAGTCCGTTTTCATGGCGGCGGATCGAGTGCATGTGCAGTCCGGTCACTTGTGTTTCCAATTCACCCACAGGAAAGGTGACCCAGGAATGGGCATGATTACGCCGATTTGGGAAGAGGCTGGCCCATCTGTTGGAGACCAGTGCACTCGCATCACTCTGGATCTTCAGCATGCGGAGACCCCTGAAGACAGGGAGAGACGAAACCAGGTCATTCACCAACAGTTGAACGAGATCCATGACAcgatcctcctcttcatgaAGAAGATCCGAGAGATTGAAATTGTCTTTTACGACCAGGAGAAAGGCGAAGCTCATGATCCATACAAGGTCATTACCCATTCGATTGAGCGCACAGGGACCAGGGCTGTATGCACAAAACATACATTGTTGTTAGGGCAGGAGGGCCAAACAGAAGTTCGACATTACCACGTCACGGATCACGTCGCTACAGGTCTTGCCAGATCCCAAGGGCGCACCTACTCCGAGTCAGAAGAGTCCTCAGGAGCGTATTCTCAGGGAGAAGTGGTGCTGGCATTTCCAATGACTGCAATCTCTGTGCCCGTTGTCGATAACCAATGGCTCTTTGCGTTTCTACCCGTCCGACAAATGGGGTTCAAGTTCCTTATACACGCCGACTTCGATACCCAAGCGAACCGTGAGGACATCGTCATAACCTCGACTAGAAACCAGAGGCTGGCGACAGGAATCGCTGATGCCTTCATCAAAGCTGTTCTCCAGCTGTGCGATCACCCTACTTTGCGATTCCAGTGGATGCAATACCTCCCGCAACAGGATGCTTATCCTTGGGACGATTTCTGGAAAGATGTCATCACAAAGATCAAGGACCGCATTATGTCCACCCCGGTTGTAGTCCCGGCCAAGCCAGGGCCGCTTCGGCTGATAGGCGACTGTTTGCACCATTCGAGCATTAGTCTCGACAGGCACGGCGAGCCTTTACTCCGTGATATAAGCCCTGAGAGATACCTTTCCTCACAGTACCAAACATCCGACCTGGGCCGACTGGAAGACTATGGCCTGCGGTATATAGGCATGGACGGAATCGTCAAGAGGGCAAGAGCCGATCTCGCCTCGGTAACATCGAGGATAAAAACTCAAGTCGACGAGGACTGGCAAACACGCGTCGCAAAGATTTTGCACCTGCCATTCAGTACGGGATGCCACACGCGAATTTCCGAGGTAAAAGCGCTGCAACTGTTACCACTTCGAACCGGGCAATGGACGTCAACAATCCCCGGGCCGGTTTATTACGCCAAAGTTAAGGGCACAGAACTTGTGATTCCCTCGGGCCTTCCCTTCAAGGTGACAGATCCTGCGGCTGCCGCCAACAGTGCTCGAAAGCAGCTTTTTGACGCCGTGGGTGTGAAGAACGCATTCGTTGCAGATGTCCAAAGCGCCGTTATCAGCAAGTGTCAGAATGGCCCCCTCACACTCGCTGAAAGTGTGGAATATCTTCGCTTTCTATTCCTCACGCAACGTTCCGCGCAGACCGAGTATGGCAGGCTGCGGATTTTCAACCACCGCGGGGTACTCCAAAACGGATGGGACGTGGACATTTACACTGAAAGCGACGACCCCTACGGCGCGAAACAGCTCTTCCGCCCCACCGCGCCCGGATCCGATTACGGATGCGGTGCACCCGGGCTCGAAGTCTCGTTCATACACGAAGCTTACTTTGAAGACCCTCCAAGCCTGCCCAACCCAACCGAAGATGGCCTTGTCTGGTGGGAGGAATGGCTGGCCATGGCCTGCAATTTGTCCGAGTCGGTTCCAATCTTTGATTTTGAGAGAGGAGAACTCACTTCTGCCGGCAATTATGTCGCAAAAAACAGACCCGAAAAGTTCGTAGGGCTTTTGCGGGAGAGCTGGGCGAGAGTACTCGAGTCCCAGGCGAGACCTGACAGCCAGATCATCGACGCCATTGGCCAAATCCCAGTTTTGTGTCAAGGACCGGAAACTACTCTTCGGCCTCTGAAGTCGACGTATCTTCCATATGGGGAACCGCTCGAGCTATGCCGTCGATTTATGACTGATAGCGAGTTCTTCCCGTGGTTGAAGCTGGAGGCTCCTCTCAGCGGTCCCGCACCCCTTTTGGAATGGAGCGGCTTGATATCTGCGTTCGGGCTGGCACATGATGGCCAACTCCTGGACTTTGCGCTGGTCGTGCTGAAGCATATCGACCAAGATCGGTATGCAGAGCCGTTAGAGAGGCCGGATCGGATGCACCAGCTTTACGCTTATCTACAATCCAAGGTTGGCGAGTCGAACAACCCTGAAGGTTGCCGGGAGAAGATCAG GACGGCTTTTACTGCTGGGCAATGTTACGTTTATCTTCCGGATGAATGGGTGACACCGGAGGATTGTCTCTGGTCGGCACCAGTCGATCTGATGCATACAGCCGTTTTGAAGAGCTTATATTCTGGCGCCTTCTCGCTTTCACAAGACCAGATCCTGCTTTTAGAGATGTTTTTCGTACATACCTTGAACATTCCGGCCGAGGCCGATTGGTATCATATCGTCGAGGAAATCCGCTGGCAAAAAAGCTATAAGGAGATGACACTCCCAGAGGCGACGGAGCTGTACACATGTCTTTCAAAAATGTGCTTGACCGAAGATCAAGCCAGAGACTTGAA GCAAGCCTTCCTCGATGAAGCCCTGATATTTTCCTTGGACGACAATGGGAAAGCTTCCTGGCATAAGGTTTCAGATTGCTTGTGGTCGAGTGCCACTACAATCGGAGGCAAACTAGTGCTTGATGGTGTCTATGGCGGTCTCAAGGGCTTCTTTGTCAACACCCTGGGGGTCGACAAGATGACCGCCAAAATGGTATACGATAAGCTCAAGGCACAGCAGGACGAAAGTTTCTCAGTCCGGGAAGCCAGAGAGACTCTGTTGGTGTTCAGCTCGTTCTTGGAAGCTGGTTCAGAAGACTTTGACCCGGCCCCAATTCTAGAAAACCGCGTTTTCCCAGTACGATTTCCGGACGGAGAAATCAGACTGTGCAGGGGTGACGACGCGTTTTCATTGCTCGACCGCAAACCCCTTGGCGAAGCATTTGCGCATGTCGCAAAATTCCTCGACTTTAATCTGCAGGAGCTTCACACTCTCCAGCCGTTTATTCGGTGGGCTGGCCTGGGAGACCGGTACTTATCCGCATCTGTCAAGGAGATTACATCTGCGGACAGAGAGTCAACACGACCAATGTCATTTTCTCATCGAGAAATCAGAGCAAAAGCTCACGCTTTACTCCG CATTGCGGTACACTTCAGCAGCCCCCGAACGCGACTGAACCCCAACGCCTTCTACGCCTACCTTCGAAGCTCCAGGACCCTTGAAACTGACGGAATCACGGCTGAGCTCCTTCTCTCCCAAGGCAACCAAGTCCACCGCGTCAAGAGAGAATTTGTGCTCCTTCACATCCGTGAAGACAACGACGAGCTTTCAGTTTACGTCCCAAGAAACGAACGAGGTCAAGAAGTCTGTTTCAACAGCAAGCTTCCACTCCGCCTTTGTGAATGGCTTATAAGAGATCCAACAACGCAAATTTCCGAGCCGGTAGCGTCCGAGGCAATCGCCGCTGTCCAGAGCGTCCTCAATGCCAAAGCCTTTGCTCTCGAGGACATCCTCGCCGAACAGGGCATCAGCGGGGTCGACATCCCCAACATTGACGGCGAGGAAGCCGGGGAGCACAACGTGCTCGTTCACATCAGGACTGCATCCCCTGCTATCTCAGATCCGACTGAGGAGACTGTGGTGCCAGGACCGGAGACCTCATCCAGTCCAAGCCCTCGGGCACTGCCCCATCAGGGCATGGAGAAAGCAGAGTCTAGCGATGACGAGGGTTCAGACATAGCGACACCACAGTCGTCAGTTACGTCCCCTGCACCTCTTAATCCATCTTATGTAGCCGCGCAGAGTCGCTATGTATCTTCCAGGCCCTCATTACGACCAATGGAGGCATATGCCGTGGAAGGGGACACATACCTTCGTCTTCTGCGCAACGTCGTCAGGTCTGCCAGATCAGCTACTTTTCCATCAACAGGCGCCTTTGACATGTCCAATATTCGAGCCGCACTCCCGGGCGGTGCTAATCAGGGCGAGTCCGAAGGGGAGACTTACCAGATTCGATCAGCCAGTCAGATGGAGCGGGATAAGCAGATTGGTGCCGCGGGCGAGCTTTTT GTCTTCGAACTCCTCTCCAGACTCCAACCAGCCCTTCCAGGGTTCTCAAGAGCCAACTGGCAGAGCACCATCCGTCACTATGTCTCCGTTCATCCAGAGTACTCGGATATCAGGGCATGGGTTGGAAATGAGACGTCTGACATTGTCTACGATGACAACGACGGAGAGTTTACGAGCCTTCTCATTGACAAGGGGTACCTAAACGCCAACTCTTGGACAACTGCGAGGCCGCGGTACTTCATTGAGATAAAAGCTTCAACAAGTGGGTGCGGCACGCGATTTTTTATGAGCAAAGCTCAGTATCGCAGG ATGCAAGAGAACACGAATGGAAACGGCAACAGGAGGACGGTGTATGTCATCTTCCGGGTGTTCAATCTCGCGGCTGGCAATGTTGGGCTGAAGGTTTTGATTGATCCGGAGAACATGAGGACTCGGGATGAGCTTTCATTCACGGCAGAGTCGTGGTCGGTTGTCACTTCGGACTGA